A window from Kovacikia minuta CCNUW1 encodes these proteins:
- a CDS encoding anthranilate synthase component II, whose protein sequence is MILVIDNYDSFTYNLVQYLGELGAEFAIAGEIQVHRNDQITLEQVRQLQPDAIVISPGPGRPEDAGISLELIQQMGPEMPILGVCLGHQSIGQVFGGKIVSAPVLMHGKTSQVSHTEIGVFQGLENPLTATRYHSLVIDPQGFPEVLEITAWVDDGTIMGVRHRHYPHIQGVQFHPESVLTASGKQLLRNFLASISNR, encoded by the coding sequence ATGATTCTTGTTATTGATAACTACGACAGTTTTACTTATAACCTGGTTCAATATTTGGGAGAACTGGGAGCTGAATTTGCGATCGCAGGAGAAATTCAGGTGCATCGGAATGACCAGATCACCCTGGAACAGGTCCGGCAACTTCAACCCGATGCAATTGTCATTTCTCCCGGTCCAGGACGCCCTGAGGATGCTGGGATTTCGCTGGAATTGATTCAGCAGATGGGACCAGAGATGCCGATTTTGGGCGTTTGCCTGGGGCATCAAAGTATTGGGCAGGTGTTTGGTGGCAAAATTGTTTCTGCTCCAGTTCTGATGCATGGCAAAACGTCTCAGGTTAGCCATACGGAAATTGGAGTTTTTCAGGGATTGGAAAATCCATTGACCGCAACCCGGTATCATAGTCTGGTGATTGATCCGCAGGGTTTTCCTGAGGTGCTGGAAATTACTGCCTGGGTTGATGACGGCACAATTATGGGGGTGCGTCATCGGCACTACCCCCACATTCAAGGGGTGCAGTTTCACCCAGAAAGTGTTTTAACCGCATCGGGCAAACAACTGTTGAGGAACTTTTTAGCATCAATCAGCAACAGATAG
- a CDS encoding bestrophin family protein, with amino-acid sequence MGSEHKRWFRVALQLEGSVVPAVFGRTVFCGIFGVLVSVLAHFQVPVAMPVLASLIPNIVLGLLLVFRTNTAYDRFWEGRKSWGTLVNTVRNLARQIWIAIEVKEAGDREQKIVTLRMLVAFCVATKLHLRQEPVNEELKALLPPAQFLKLQGMNHPPLEIAFWIGDYLQQQHERKLLGSYQLTAMHRLLDLMVDALGICERILKTPMPLAYAIHLKQLLLLYGLSLPFQIVGNSGWWTGPIVALISFTLFGIEEIGIEIENPFGRDPNDLPLDAICATMLRNLEDLISLTPNSETYSYGYGKDSGSREKIAEG; translated from the coding sequence ATGGGTTCCGAGCATAAACGCTGGTTTCGAGTTGCGCTCCAGCTAGAGGGATCAGTTGTTCCAGCAGTCTTTGGGCGAACAGTCTTTTGCGGTATTTTTGGCGTGCTGGTTTCAGTTTTGGCGCACTTCCAGGTGCCTGTAGCAATGCCCGTACTGGCAAGTTTGATTCCCAACATTGTGCTGGGGTTGCTGCTGGTTTTTCGAACCAATACGGCCTACGATCGATTTTGGGAAGGGCGCAAGAGCTGGGGAACGCTGGTCAATACGGTACGTAATTTGGCGCGTCAAATTTGGATTGCGATTGAAGTCAAAGAAGCGGGCGATCGGGAACAAAAAATTGTTACCCTCCGGATGCTGGTGGCTTTCTGCGTTGCCACCAAACTACACCTGCGGCAAGAACCCGTCAACGAAGAACTGAAAGCCCTCCTGCCTCCTGCCCAATTTCTCAAACTTCAAGGCATGAACCACCCGCCCCTGGAAATTGCCTTTTGGATTGGTGATTATTTGCAACAGCAGCACGAACGGAAATTGCTTGGCTCCTATCAACTCACGGCGATGCATCGGTTGCTTGATCTAATGGTAGATGCGTTGGGCATCTGCGAACGGATTTTGAAAACCCCCATGCCCCTTGCCTATGCCATTCATCTCAAGCAATTGCTGCTCCTGTACGGTCTTTCCCTCCCTTTCCAAATTGTGGGCAATTCCGGCTGGTGGACGGGGCCGATCGTGGCGCTGATTAGCTTCACCCTGTTTGGGATTGAAGAAATTGGAATTGAAATCGAAAATCCCTTTGGGCGCGATCCAAACGACCTTCCCCTGGATGCCATTTGTGCCACGATGCTACGCAATCTCGAAGATTTGATTAGCCTCACCCCCAATTCTGAGACTTACTCCTATGGGTATGGGAAGGATAGCGGGAGTAGGGAAAAGATAGCTGAAGGATAA
- a CDS encoding peptide ligase PGM1-related protein translates to MIGQEDISPFQMAEQFRRLQAKLRDRWQTVELFDSSDADIVVVPSLSLDQRELLKIEGFHHYEERLLFSLIRLRNPRTRLVYITSQPLHPSVIDYYLQLLPGIPFSHARDRLLLLSTYDSSLSPLSQKVLDRPRLIERIRQAVAHDRSYMICYNSTPAERELSVQLDIPLYALDPELLQWGTKSGSRQIFAEASVPCPDGSNDIWTVDDLAIAAAELWERQSTLKRIVVKLNEGFSGEGNALLDLRPIQKFAPDAASHRERVQGLKDQFEHLNFESKSETWERFGSRVPELGAIVEAFVEGQEKRSPSVQGRITPMGDVEILSTHDQILGGPSGQIYLGCRFPADEAYRLRLQEWGLRIGKNLAEKGAMERFGVDFIAVHQPGQPEKPEWDLQAIEINLRKGGTTHPFMTLKFLTNGRYDLSSGLFYSQQGRAKYYIATDNLQKDRYRGLLPNDLMDIIALHQLHFDTSTETGTVFHLMGCLSEFGKLGLTSIGNSPQQAEEMYQRLTRALDEETRPVPEEIRSSQVFSMPMGW, encoded by the coding sequence ATGATCGGACAAGAGGATATTTCTCCCTTTCAGATGGCAGAGCAGTTTCGACGCCTTCAGGCGAAGTTGCGCGATCGCTGGCAGACCGTTGAACTGTTTGATAGCAGTGACGCGGATATTGTGGTTGTTCCTTCGCTCAGCCTCGATCAACGGGAACTATTAAAAATAGAGGGATTTCACCACTACGAAGAACGGCTGTTGTTCTCTCTAATTCGGTTACGTAATCCCCGCACTCGCCTGGTCTATATCACTTCCCAACCGTTGCATCCCAGCGTCATTGACTACTATTTGCAACTGTTGCCGGGTATTCCCTTCTCCCATGCCCGCGACCGTCTGCTGCTGCTGTCAACCTACGATTCTTCGCTCAGCCCCCTGAGCCAGAAGGTGTTAGACCGTCCCCGCTTAATTGAGCGGATTCGACAGGCGGTTGCCCACGATCGCTCCTACATGATTTGCTATAACTCAACTCCGGCAGAACGGGAATTATCAGTGCAATTGGATATTCCCCTCTATGCCTTAGATCCGGAACTGTTGCAGTGGGGCACCAAGAGTGGTAGCCGTCAGATCTTTGCTGAAGCAAGTGTTCCCTGCCCAGACGGAAGCAATGATATCTGGACTGTGGATGATCTGGCGATCGCTGCCGCCGAGCTTTGGGAACGGCAGTCAACCCTGAAGCGGATTGTCGTCAAACTAAACGAAGGGTTTTCTGGCGAAGGGAATGCCCTGCTGGATCTGCGTCCGATCCAGAAATTTGCGCCGGATGCTGCCTCTCACCGGGAACGGGTTCAAGGGCTGAAAGATCAATTTGAGCATCTGAACTTTGAATCGAAGAGTGAAACCTGGGAGCGCTTTGGCAGCCGTGTGCCAGAGTTGGGGGCGATCGTGGAAGCCTTTGTGGAGGGTCAGGAGAAGCGATCTCCCAGCGTGCAGGGGCGTATTACCCCCATGGGAGATGTCGAAATTCTCTCGACCCACGATCAGATTTTGGGTGGTCCCAGTGGGCAAATTTACCTGGGATGTCGTTTTCCAGCAGATGAGGCCTACCGTCTGCGCCTACAGGAATGGGGGCTACGAATCGGCAAAAACCTGGCGGAAAAAGGCGCAATGGAACGATTCGGAGTGGACTTCATTGCGGTTCACCAACCAGGCCAACCTGAAAAACCAGAATGGGATTTGCAGGCGATCGAAATCAACCTGCGGAAGGGCGGTACTACCCATCCGTTTATGACGCTGAAGTTTTTGACCAATGGACGCTATGACCTTTCCAGTGGGTTGTTTTACAGTCAGCAGGGACGGGCAAAGTACTATATTGCGACGGATAACCTGCAAAAAGATCGTTACCGGGGGCTACTGCCCAACGACCTGATGGACATTATTGCCCTGCATCAGCTTCATTTCGACACCAGCACCGAAACGGGTACGGTCTTTCATCTCATGGGTTGTCTGTCGGAGTTCGGCAAATTGGGATTAACCAGCATCGGCAACTCTCCTCAACAGGCAGAGGAAATGTACCAGCGGTTAACGAGAGCACTGGATGAAGAAACTCGCCCTGTACCTGAGGAAATTCGGTCAAGTCAGGTCTTTAGTATGCCGATGGGGTGGTAA
- the prfC gene encoding peptide chain release factor 3: MSTEFQAELQTAVERRRNFAIISHPDAGKTTLTEKLLLYGGAIHQAGAVKARRAQRHATSDWMEMEQQRGISITSTVLQFAYQDCQINLLDTPGHQDFSEDTYRTLAAADNAVMLIDAAKGLEPQTRKLFEVCRMRGLPIFTFVNKLDRPGREPLELLDEIEQELGLQTYAVNWPIGMGDRFKGVFDRRSRQVHLFERSAHGQREAIDTVVELGDSRIEELLEQELFYQFKDDLELLEGLGPELDLELVHQGKMTPVFFGSAMTNFGVELFLNAFLDYALKPGSHASSQGEISPTYPEFSGFVFKLQANMDPKHRDRVAFIRICSGKFEKDMTVNHARTGKIVRLSRPQKLFAQDREVIDEAYPGDVIGLNNPGVFAIGDTIYVGQKLEYEGIPYFSPELFAYLRNPNPSKFKQFRKGVSELQEEGAVQIMYSADESKRDPILAAVGQLQFEVVQFRLQNEYGVETQLDLLPYSVARWVEDGWEALEKVGRLFNTVTVKDGWNRPVLLFRNEWNLNQMQADHPELKLNAIAPVVSGREPVSL; encoded by the coding sequence ATGTCCACTGAATTCCAGGCTGAATTGCAAACAGCGGTCGAACGGCGACGCAATTTTGCCATTATTTCTCACCCGGATGCTGGAAAAACAACCCTGACTGAAAAACTGCTGTTGTATGGAGGTGCGATTCACCAGGCAGGTGCAGTCAAGGCGCGGCGGGCACAGCGGCATGCCACTTCCGACTGGATGGAGATGGAGCAACAACGGGGAATTTCAATTACCTCCACGGTTTTGCAGTTTGCCTATCAGGATTGTCAAATTAACCTGCTGGATACGCCTGGACACCAGGATTTTAGTGAGGATACGTACCGGACGCTGGCGGCGGCAGATAACGCGGTGATGCTGATTGATGCCGCCAAGGGTTTGGAACCCCAAACGCGCAAGCTGTTTGAGGTTTGTCGAATGCGGGGGTTACCAATCTTTACCTTCGTCAACAAGCTCGATCGCCCTGGGCGGGAACCCCTGGAACTGCTGGACGAGATTGAACAGGAACTGGGCTTGCAGACCTATGCGGTTAACTGGCCAATTGGCATGGGCGATCGCTTTAAAGGCGTGTTTGACCGTCGTTCTCGCCAGGTGCATTTATTTGAACGCAGTGCCCACGGGCAGCGGGAGGCGATCGATACCGTCGTTGAACTGGGCGACTCGCGAATTGAAGAATTGCTGGAACAAGAGCTTTTCTACCAGTTCAAGGATGACCTGGAACTTTTAGAAGGGCTGGGACCAGAGCTAGATCTGGAACTGGTTCATCAAGGCAAAATGACGCCTGTGTTCTTTGGCAGTGCCATGACCAACTTTGGTGTCGAGCTATTTCTCAATGCCTTTCTGGACTATGCCCTTAAGCCTGGTTCCCACGCCAGCAGCCAGGGTGAAATTTCCCCAACCTATCCAGAGTTTTCTGGATTTGTGTTCAAGCTTCAGGCAAATATGGACCCAAAGCACCGGGATCGGGTGGCTTTCATCCGAATTTGCTCTGGCAAATTTGAAAAGGATATGACCGTTAACCATGCTCGCACGGGCAAGATTGTGCGTCTGTCCCGTCCCCAAAAACTGTTTGCTCAAGACCGAGAAGTGATTGATGAAGCCTATCCGGGAGATGTCATCGGGTTGAATAATCCGGGTGTGTTTGCGATCGGCGACACCATCTATGTAGGTCAAAAACTGGAGTATGAGGGAATTCCTTACTTCTCGCCAGAACTTTTTGCCTATCTCAGAAATCCCAATCCCTCCAAATTCAAACAGTTTCGCAAGGGGGTTTCGGAGTTACAGGAAGAGGGCGCGGTACAAATTATGTATTCCGCTGATGAGTCCAAGCGTGATCCAATTCTGGCAGCGGTGGGGCAACTCCAGTTTGAGGTGGTGCAGTTCCGGTTGCAAAACGAGTACGGGGTAGAAACCCAACTTGACCTGTTGCCCTATAGCGTTGCCCGTTGGGTAGAGGATGGTTGGGAAGCCCTGGAAAAGGTTGGGCGTCTGTTTAATACTGTGACGGTTAAAGATGGCTGGAACCGTCCCGTGTTGCTATTTCGTAACGAATGGAACCTGAATCAGATGCAGGCAGACCACCCGGAGTTAAAACTAAATGCGATCGCCCCCGTAGTTTCTGGGAGAGAACCTGTCTCTTTATGA
- a CDS encoding D-alanine--D-alanine ligase family protein, whose product MTKQRVGLLFGGCSGEHEVSISSARAIAQAFSEGANQTKYELLPFYIQKDGHWQGEAIAHQVLQSGQALLIDQPSSQGVSRWQFPSGAAAVDIWFPILHGPNGEDGTIQGLLSLMQIPFVGSGVLGSAIGMDKIAMKTAFAQAGLPQVKYQAINRSQVWSNPCIYPKLCDEIEAALGYPCFVKPANLGSSVGIAKVRNRAQLETALDNAASYDRRLIVEAGVVAREVECSVLGNDHPKASVVGEITYQSDFYDYETKYTEGKADLLIPAPIPEAISQQIREMAIQAFSTVDAAGLARVDFFYVEATGEVFINEINTMPGFTATSMYPQLWAASGISFPELVDQLVQLGLERSHSKNADE is encoded by the coding sequence ATGACAAAGCAAAGGGTGGGGCTGTTGTTTGGAGGATGTTCTGGAGAACACGAGGTTTCGATTTCGTCGGCGCGGGCGATCGCCCAGGCATTCTCAGAAGGGGCGAATCAAACTAAGTACGAACTCTTGCCGTTCTATATTCAGAAAGATGGTCACTGGCAGGGCGAAGCAATCGCTCATCAGGTTTTGCAATCCGGTCAGGCACTGCTTATTGATCAACCTTCCTCCCAGGGGGTATCCCGCTGGCAATTTCCTTCTGGGGCAGCAGCAGTCGATATCTGGTTCCCGATTTTGCATGGTCCTAATGGGGAAGATGGAACCATTCAGGGATTGCTGTCATTGATGCAAATTCCTTTTGTCGGATCTGGGGTGTTGGGATCGGCGATCGGGATGGATAAGATTGCGATGAAAACAGCATTTGCCCAGGCAGGGCTGCCCCAGGTGAAATATCAAGCGATCAACCGCTCCCAGGTTTGGTCGAATCCCTGTATCTATCCCAAACTGTGTGATGAGATTGAAGCAGCACTGGGTTATCCCTGTTTTGTCAAGCCTGCGAACCTGGGTTCCTCCGTTGGCATTGCCAAGGTACGCAATCGGGCTCAGCTAGAAACGGCTTTAGACAATGCCGCCAGCTACGATCGTCGCCTGATTGTGGAAGCTGGCGTGGTTGCCAGAGAGGTGGAATGTTCCGTCCTGGGAAATGACCATCCAAAAGCCTCTGTAGTGGGCGAAATTACCTACCAGAGCGATTTTTACGACTATGAAACCAAATATACCGAGGGTAAAGCTGATCTGCTGATCCCCGCCCCCATCCCAGAAGCCATTAGCCAGCAAATTCGGGAAATGGCAATCCAGGCATTTTCGACCGTTGATGCCGCCGGGCTGGCACGGGTCGATTTCTTCTATGTCGAGGCGACGGGCGAGGTATTTATTAATGAAATCAACACGATGCCAGGATTTACAGCCACCAGCATGTACCCCCAACTCTGGGCTGCCAGCGGCATTTCCTTCCCCGAACTGGTTGATCAACTCGTTCAATTAGGATTGGAACGCAGTCACTCTAAAAACGCTGATGAATAA
- a CDS encoding tetratricopeptide repeat protein, with translation MKQQLLAATQSFQVQANQVRSQNHQDLLLLDEKRYQEALDLYNLSIQVQPDNYHAWYGRGDALANLGRYEDAIRSFERVTELNPEHAEAWSFRGVMLIYLERYQEALESCDRALAINPQDQEAWTFRGAALQRLGRYKDAYSSYDRATNMQRNSIGQKLAQLFTKLFNPSQSQQIRSGSGPD, from the coding sequence ATGAAACAGCAACTGTTAGCCGCAACCCAATCTTTTCAAGTGCAAGCGAATCAGGTCAGGTCACAGAATCACCAAGATTTATTGCTTCTAGACGAAAAACGTTACCAGGAAGCGCTTGATCTTTATAACTTGTCAATTCAGGTTCAACCAGATAATTATCATGCCTGGTATGGACGGGGAGATGCGTTGGCTAACCTGGGACGCTATGAGGATGCCATACGAAGCTTTGAGCGAGTGACTGAATTAAATCCAGAGCATGCCGAAGCCTGGAGCTTTCGAGGAGTAATGTTGATTTATCTGGAGCGCTATCAGGAAGCCCTGGAGAGTTGCGATCGCGCTCTTGCAATTAATCCCCAAGATCAGGAAGCCTGGACTTTTCGGGGTGCCGCACTCCAGCGATTGGGGCGTTATAAAGATGCCTATTCCAGTTATGATCGCGCCACCAATATGCAGCGAAACTCGATCGGTCAGAAATTGGCTCAGCTTTTTACAAAGCTTTTTAACCCCTCTCAATCCCAACAAATTCGCTCTGGTAGTGGACCAGACTAA
- a CDS encoding MBL fold metallo-hydrolase, producing the protein MRRRRLMRYASASLLSAVGMGIASRLEPSQAQTAGVSIRWFGHTSFLFTGSGVRILVNPFRSVGCTAGYRPPKVATDLVMISSQLLDEGAVEIVPGNPRLLYEPGVYQVGKLRIEGIRTDHDRLGGRRFGINVAWKWNQGGINLLHLGGAAAPISVEQKILMGRPDVLLVPVGNGPKAYTPEEAKQAIETLNPKLVIPTHFRTKAAAKEGCDLVSVDQFLSLMSGTPIRRGGDVLNLSRGDLPAKGMAIQVMSYRFS; encoded by the coding sequence ATGAGACGGCGGCGATTGATGCGCTATGCAAGCGCGAGTTTATTGTCAGCGGTAGGGATGGGAATCGCCTCTCGGTTAGAACCATCCCAGGCTCAGACGGCAGGGGTTTCGATTCGATGGTTTGGACATACCAGTTTCCTGTTTACAGGAAGTGGTGTGCGCATATTGGTAAATCCGTTTCGATCGGTCGGCTGCACTGCTGGCTATCGTCCGCCTAAGGTTGCAACGGACCTGGTTATGATTAGCAGCCAACTCCTGGATGAAGGTGCGGTAGAAATTGTGCCGGGAAATCCTCGCTTACTTTACGAACCAGGGGTTTATCAGGTTGGCAAACTGCGGATCGAAGGGATTCGGACTGATCACGATCGCCTGGGTGGACGTAGGTTTGGAATCAACGTGGCTTGGAAATGGAATCAGGGAGGCATCAATCTCCTGCACCTGGGTGGTGCGGCGGCACCAATCTCCGTAGAGCAAAAAATTCTCATGGGTCGCCCAGATGTGCTATTGGTTCCCGTGGGGAATGGACCCAAGGCTTATACCCCTGAGGAAGCAAAACAGGCAATTGAAACCCTGAATCCGAAACTTGTGATTCCCACCCATTTCCGTACCAAAGCAGCCGCTAAAGAAGGATGTGATCTGGTTTCCGTCGATCAATTTCTGTCCTTGATGAGTGGGACTCCTATCCGTCGAGGAGGGGATGTGCTGAATCTTAGCAGAGGGGATCTGCCCGCAAAGGGAATGGCGATTCAGGTTATGAGCTATCGGTTTTCTTAG
- a CDS encoding zinc metalloprotease HtpX, translating into MPPVPNSSPSNPSSRAIADVEAGLTALKQGDYPRAIALLETTPLPPEHPLFVKAQMGLVLAYVRNGNPQQASALGQSLYQNKNPQVKEWVLRTLQSLAKRYPQLPGLTEFLQQAERVAAESTAGVGNHTEREEEHLKREGEAATRMQGRGDAEAGEASGFIEHEDDLTGFVPFDASTQPEAEVDLTGFAPFRPSEINEEYRAAGSGQQAEGKSQEPRKERSGEDREGGKDGETRGHGDMGNRQSAIARLQSPISAQPQSEPASPYRPTWRQAERAKSWKSVGRVDLAPILLIQAVTAIALFWVVQQMIYLFMVTPGRVMGAIPFLHYRHVLFNPPVWSILILLVCLFVASRWILDALLKALYGLKPLSLNQLGIYSPETVQSLNRFCRQRRLPMPALGMLPTAAPVAFSYGCLPHVTRLVVSQGLLDQLADDEIAAVYASEIGHIGYWDVPLMSLLMVVLQIPYMVYRLVAEWGNRQTAAVLRVLSSWLAALSYGLYWLLRWVGLWLSRQRVYNSDRVAANLTGNPNGFTRALLKIAIGTAKEVEQQGQTSYLLEGFDLLAPLGHQLATPLGSVYPYVPLEAVLEWDLTNPYRHWLSISNSHPPTGDRLHRLATCARQWKLDTELDLGAASPNGTARHRKSVLTTQQWHTLLLQGAPFFGLAFGLGLAFVLSIVGWVGLRLNANQISWLYGDPTVLRGLPLIGFSLGTFIRINPFFPDIKFSGAGATEASAPVVGLLKDPTLVPVDSLPVRLEGKLLGRSGISNLLSQDLLLQTPTGLVRLHCFSPLGPIGNLLPQEIRFTDLLQQDVTATGWFRRGATPWIDIDTLRTAGGRTSRSNHPLWSTLLALPNRNVGHLHDFSWGNLNL; encoded by the coding sequence ATGCCTCCGGTTCCCAATTCGTCACCGTCTAACCCCAGTTCCAGAGCGATCGCAGATGTGGAAGCGGGGTTGACTGCCCTTAAACAGGGCGATTATCCACGGGCGATCGCGCTCCTGGAAACCACCCCACTGCCGCCTGAACATCCCCTTTTTGTTAAGGCTCAGATGGGGTTAGTGCTTGCCTATGTCCGCAACGGAAACCCCCAACAAGCCAGCGCTCTGGGGCAATCTCTGTATCAAAACAAAAATCCCCAGGTCAAGGAGTGGGTCCTTCGAACCCTGCAAAGTTTGGCAAAACGCTATCCGCAACTTCCGGGTTTAACCGAATTTTTGCAACAAGCAGAGCGGGTAGCAGCGGAATCTACGGCAGGAGTCGGTAATCATACGGAGAGGGAAGAGGAGCACCTGAAGCGTGAGGGTGAGGCTGCCACCAGGATGCAGGGACGTGGAGACGCGGAGGCTGGGGAGGCATCTGGATTCATAGAACATGAGGATGACCTGACCGGTTTTGTTCCGTTTGATGCATCGACTCAACCCGAAGCAGAAGTTGATTTAACCGGGTTTGCTCCATTTCGTCCTTCTGAGATAAATGAAGAATATAGGGCAGCGGGCAGTGGACAGCAGGCAGAAGGAAAGAGCCAGGAGCCAAGAAAAGAAAGGAGTGGGGAAGATAGGGAAGGTGGGAAAGATGGGGAGACGCGGGGACACGGCGACATGGGGAATCGTCAATCTGCAATCGCTCGTCTGCAATCTCCAATTTCCGCCCAACCTCAGTCTGAGCCAGCTTCTCCTTACCGACCGACCTGGCGACAGGCAGAACGGGCAAAAAGTTGGAAGTCGGTGGGCAGGGTGGATCTTGCCCCAATTCTGCTGATTCAGGCAGTGACAGCGATCGCCCTCTTTTGGGTAGTGCAGCAGATGATTTATCTGTTCATGGTGACTCCGGGTCGGGTCATGGGTGCGATTCCCTTTTTGCATTACCGCCATGTCCTGTTTAATCCACCGGTCTGGTCAATCTTGATTCTGCTGGTGTGCCTGTTTGTCGCCTCGCGCTGGATACTGGATGCTTTACTGAAAGCCCTGTATGGGTTAAAGCCCCTCTCGCTGAACCAGCTTGGGATCTACAGCCCAGAAACAGTCCAGTCCCTGAACCGCTTCTGCCGTCAGCGACGGTTGCCCATGCCTGCGCTTGGTATGTTACCAACGGCTGCACCTGTAGCGTTTAGCTATGGGTGTTTGCCCCATGTGACGCGACTTGTGGTCAGTCAGGGGCTTCTGGATCAACTAGCAGACGACGAAATTGCGGCTGTCTATGCCAGTGAAATTGGGCATATCGGCTACTGGGATGTGCCATTGATGTCTCTGCTGATGGTAGTCCTGCAAATTCCCTATATGGTTTATCGGTTGGTTGCAGAGTGGGGAAATCGGCAGACAGCAGCTGTCCTACGGGTTTTGTCAAGCTGGTTGGCAGCCTTAAGCTATGGGTTGTACTGGCTACTGCGTTGGGTTGGGCTGTGGCTCTCCCGGCAACGGGTTTACAACAGCGATCGGGTTGCCGCCAACCTGACTGGCAACCCCAACGGCTTCACCCGCGCCCTGCTCAAAATTGCCATTGGTACCGCAAAGGAGGTGGAGCAACAGGGTCAGACTAGCTACCTGCTGGAAGGATTTGATCTGCTGGCTCCCCTGGGGCATCAACTGGCGACACCTTTGGGTAGTGTCTATCCCTATGTACCTCTGGAAGCCGTTTTAGAGTGGGATTTGACCAATCCTTACCGACACTGGCTGTCGATCAGCAACTCCCATCCCCCGACGGGCGATCGACTGCATCGATTAGCAACCTGTGCCCGCCAGTGGAAATTGGACACGGAGTTGGATTTGGGAGCTGCTTCCCCTAACGGCACTGCCCGTCATCGCAAATCGGTGCTGACTACCCAACAATGGCACACCCTCCTGCTACAGGGGGCACCCTTTTTTGGCTTGGCATTTGGGCTGGGGCTGGCATTTGTCCTGTCCATTGTGGGATGGGTGGGCCTGCGCTTGAACGCTAACCAGATCTCCTGGTTGTACGGCGATCCTACTGTTCTTCGAGGATTGCCACTGATTGGGTTTAGCCTCGGCACCTTTATTCGGATCAACCCGTTCTTTCCCGACATCAAATTTTCCGGTGCTGGGGCTACCGAAGCTTCTGCCCCGGTGGTGGGATTGTTGAAAGATCCAACTCTGGTTCCGGTCGATAGTTTGCCGGTGCGGTTAGAGGGCAAACTACTGGGTCGCTCTGGTATCAGCAATCTTCTGAGTCAGGATCTGCTGCTGCAAACCCCAACTGGACTTGTGCGGTTGCATTGTTTTTCTCCCCTGGGTCCGATCGGCAACCTTTTACCGCAGGAGATTCGGTTTACCGATTTGCTCCAGCAGGATGTGACTGCAACGGGTTGGTTTCGTCGCGGAGCCACCCCCTGGATTGACATCGACACCTTGCGAACAGCAGGAGGGCGCACCAGTCGTAGCAATCATCCCCTCTGGTCTACCCTCCTCGCTTTGCCTAACCGCAACGTTGGGCATCTACACGATTTTTCGTGGGGGAACTTGAACCTATAG